A region of Moorena sp. SIOASIH DNA encodes the following proteins:
- a CDS encoding alpha-amylase family glycosyl hydrolase encodes MSTPVEPCSPQTLAEANLQPRGNVYPSPITWRDQILYFLLPDRFSDGLELERKKFDRSNPNQFKAKNKGDWMSKGKTFQGGTLKGIESKLDYLKQLGVTTLWIGPVWRQRIELDTYHGYGIQNFLDVDPRFGSRQDLRDLVDAAHEREMYVILDIIYNHSGNNFFYKDENDNPQSTLPYRFEPPYPFHSWRSGTGKAIPQITTEIDGVWPQEFQNIDWYTRAGHINEWGSDPWEDKLHPELEFRRGDFFDLKDINLAKPEVLAGIIKVYQYWIALSDCDGFRIDTVKHIPWRVSRSFCGAIREYAESIGKDNILLLGEVTDGAHMSRNYLEVFGRNLDAVLDIGEPTKRLAQMVKGLTPPREFFGQFEEHNILGSHRETGRYHVSILDDHDMVGRDRKHRFAANNSIPSKYQQIAHAVGVQLTTLGIPCIYYGTEQAFDGTENRHDPSVEPINEYGNISNSDRYIRESMFGGSFGAFETSGCHFFDPDHPTYLRICAIANLRNRQDLIGKTLRGGRQYLRETSYLGKPFAIPDAGELIAWSRILYNQEILVALNTHGTENRGAYVTIDASLHPHGSSLTLLYNSYWSNSQLRHPPQNQTVIVQHDQGRATVRIELPPSGMMILA; translated from the coding sequence GTGTCCACTCCAGTTGAACCATGCTCTCCCCAAACCCTCGCTGAGGCCAACCTGCAACCGAGGGGCAATGTTTATCCCAGTCCGATTACTTGGCGAGACCAGATTCTATACTTTCTGCTACCTGACCGATTCAGTGATGGGTTAGAACTAGAGCGGAAAAAATTTGACCGTAGCAATCCAAACCAATTTAAAGCCAAAAATAAAGGTGACTGGATGAGCAAGGGGAAAACCTTTCAAGGGGGTACCCTCAAGGGAATCGAAAGTAAATTGGACTACTTGAAACAATTAGGTGTAACTACCCTTTGGATTGGTCCAGTTTGGCGACAACGGATTGAACTAGACACCTATCACGGCTACGGGATTCAAAATTTCCTAGATGTTGACCCCCGATTTGGCAGCCGTCAGGATTTACGGGATTTAGTGGATGCTGCCCATGAGCGGGAAATGTATGTGATCTTAGACATCATTTATAACCACAGTGGGAATAACTTTTTCTACAAAGACGAGAATGATAATCCTCAGTCTACCCTTCCCTACCGTTTTGAACCCCCTTATCCATTTCATAGTTGGCGTTCTGGCACTGGTAAAGCAATTCCCCAAATCACTACAGAAATTGATGGGGTATGGCCTCAAGAATTTCAAAATATTGATTGGTACACTCGTGCTGGTCATATTAACGAATGGGGTTCAGACCCTTGGGAAGATAAACTGCATCCGGAGCTAGAATTTCGCCGAGGGGATTTCTTTGATTTAAAAGACATTAATCTCGCTAAACCGGAAGTCTTAGCAGGGATTATTAAAGTCTATCAATACTGGATTGCCCTAAGTGACTGCGATGGATTCCGCATTGATACCGTTAAGCATATTCCTTGGCGAGTTTCCCGTAGTTTTTGTGGTGCTATCCGGGAATATGCGGAATCCATTGGTAAGGACAACATCCTACTGTTGGGAGAGGTAACGGATGGGGCTCATATGTCCCGCAACTACCTGGAAGTATTTGGTCGCAACTTGGATGCTGTGCTTGATATTGGGGAACCAACAAAGCGATTAGCACAGATGGTAAAAGGATTAACACCGCCTAGGGAGTTTTTTGGTCAATTTGAGGAGCATAATATCCTTGGTAGCCACCGGGAAACTGGACGGTATCATGTTTCGATCTTAGATGACCATGATATGGTCGGACGCGATCGCAAGCATCGGTTTGCTGCTAATAACTCTATTCCTAGTAAATACCAGCAAATAGCCCATGCGGTAGGGGTGCAACTGACCACGTTGGGTATACCCTGTATCTATTACGGTACTGAACAAGCATTTGATGGCACAGAAAACCGCCATGACCCTAGTGTTGAACCAATCAATGAGTATGGCAACATTTCCAATAGCGATCGCTATATTCGTGAATCGATGTTTGGGGGTAGCTTTGGGGCATTTGAAACCAGTGGCTGTCACTTCTTTGACCCAGACCATCCCACGTATCTCAGAATTTGTGCGATCGCAAACCTCCGGAATCGACAAGACCTGATTGGCAAAACCCTACGTGGGGGTCGTCAATACCTCCGAGAAACCTCCTATCTCGGCAAACCTTTTGCTATTCCTGATGCTGGAGAATTAATTGCCTGGTCAAGGATTCTGTACAATCAAGAAATTCTGGTTGCTTTAAACACCCATGGCACTGAAAACCGTGGTGCATACGTCACCATTGACGCCTCACTACACCCCCACGGGTCAAGCCTTACTCTGCTCTACAACAGTTACTGGAGTAACTCTCAATTACGCCATCCACCCCAGAATCAAACTGTAATCGTTCAACATGACCAGGGTAGGGCAACGGTCAGGATTGAATTACCGCCTAGTGGCATGATGATTTTGGCCTAG
- a CDS encoding ABC transporter substrate-binding protein encodes MNRVVILTLDGDLDSGIRVTLAWGTTDKSAEGKIMSRLAPNPEIYQLYTDWQQGYRNLEYFYRKPRLTPKGLYISSVKSCEQLVDELRNNINQWLNSRSDGFDQVRDQLTTELSRHRDTRILIQTDNPQLQRLPWHLWDVWENNHESLEFSLIPLEYQPTPETKLRNRVRLLAILGNSDGIDIETDRNYWQQVSSLDSSSCFLVEPTREELDQKLWEKEGWDILFFAGHSYSECNDETGRIYINQEDSIIINELIPALKQAIKNGLKLAIFNSCDGLGLANALAKLQMPQAIIMKEPVPDEVAQTFLRFFLEEFSQGKSLHKAVKVARKRLHYLENRLDKKLPYATWLPVICHHPKAQAWRWPVSRSLVNRWIKLAFATVAIVSIYGIYKLATEPNQLGDKISSGEEILDTTSAPRFKQRSVKLLAKCQEPFRNYLGIWRQETRKKVRNCFWTKAHYKTAFELLKQSWQQNGADPETLIYLNNALLEAQGKNYYTIAVVIPIIDTPNQSVKDANAAQEILRGIAQAQTEVNLGLFEVDNQLIQQFPGKDFLNRKGINNTIGLKVVIADDANREKDAKARASLLVKQSSILGVIGHWTSETTLAAVDTYQNGKLVLISPYAMTTELTTNPRNFLFRTVPTTEDETDSLVDYLLNIGQRQLAVFYTPQSPVTSDSWRKLKQKFETKGGRIIKVREYNLSKRNFNPNKALEEVRKYGETALVLFPDAQITDALENSIELIKANNGRNLIVGGWNLYSPQTLSIGDSKLLEKVVLFVPWHPRSSPNQKFTQDTMKLWHGPVNPSTATTYDATRTLIKALEIPNKPTRKGIQKTLASPDFSADGATGTIEFTSNDRHRKNPPGELVHIVPCPKSFFGLAFLPLEYSSCDQKH; translated from the coding sequence ATGAATAGAGTAGTTATTTTAACACTAGATGGTGACCTAGACAGTGGAATTCGAGTCACTTTGGCATGGGGAACAACAGACAAGTCAGCTGAAGGAAAAATTATGAGTCGGTTGGCACCAAACCCCGAAATTTATCAACTATACACCGATTGGCAGCAAGGATATCGTAATTTAGAGTATTTTTACCGAAAGCCCCGCTTAACTCCCAAAGGACTGTACATCTCTTCGGTTAAATCCTGTGAGCAATTGGTTGACGAGTTAAGGAACAATATTAACCAATGGCTGAATTCTAGATCGGATGGCTTTGACCAGGTCAGAGATCAATTAACAACTGAGTTAAGCCGTCATCGCGATACTCGGATATTGATTCAGACCGATAATCCTCAGCTTCAACGATTACCATGGCACCTGTGGGATGTATGGGAAAATAATCATGAATCCCTTGAATTTAGTTTAATTCCCTTGGAATACCAGCCAACTCCAGAAACTAAACTGAGAAATCGAGTCAGACTATTAGCTATTCTTGGTAACAGTGACGGAATTGATATCGAAACCGACCGCAACTATTGGCAGCAAGTCTCTAGCTTAGACTCATCCTCTTGCTTTCTAGTAGAACCGACACGAGAGGAGTTAGACCAAAAACTTTGGGAAAAAGAAGGCTGGGATATTCTGTTTTTTGCTGGTCATAGTTATAGCGAATGTAATGATGAAACCGGTCGAATTTATATAAATCAGGAAGACAGTATTATCATTAATGAGTTAATCCCAGCTCTCAAACAAGCTATTAAAAACGGCTTGAAGCTAGCGATATTTAATAGCTGTGATGGCTTAGGCTTAGCCAATGCTCTAGCTAAATTACAAATGCCACAAGCCATTATTATGAAAGAGCCAGTGCCCGATGAAGTTGCCCAGACCTTCCTCAGGTTCTTTCTGGAAGAATTTTCTCAAGGAAAGTCTCTCCATAAGGCAGTTAAAGTAGCACGAAAACGACTGCATTATCTAGAGAATCGATTAGATAAAAAATTACCCTACGCTACTTGGTTACCAGTGATTTGTCACCATCCTAAAGCACAAGCTTGGCGTTGGCCAGTGTCACGTTCCTTAGTAAACCGTTGGATAAAATTAGCCTTCGCTACTGTTGCGATCGTTAGCATTTACGGAATTTATAAACTTGCCACAGAACCTAACCAGCTAGGAGACAAGATTAGTTCTGGGGAAGAGATACTGGATACAACCTCTGCTCCACGTTTCAAGCAACGGAGTGTGAAGTTACTAGCCAAGTGTCAGGAGCCATTCAGAAATTATTTAGGAATTTGGCGTCAAGAAACCAGGAAAAAAGTTCGGAATTGCTTTTGGACAAAAGCTCACTATAAAACAGCTTTTGAGTTACTTAAACAATCCTGGCAACAGAATGGAGCGGATCCGGAAACCTTAATTTACTTGAATAATGCGCTACTGGAAGCTCAAGGAAAAAACTATTATACAATAGCTGTTGTGATTCCCATCATTGATACCCCGAATCAATCAGTAAAAGATGCCAATGCTGCTCAAGAAATTCTGCGAGGAATTGCCCAAGCTCAAACTGAAGTTAATTTGGGACTCTTTGAAGTCGATAACCAACTGATTCAGCAATTTCCAGGTAAAGATTTCCTGAACCGCAAAGGGATTAATAATACCATCGGACTCAAAGTCGTAATTGCTGATGATGCCAATCGTGAAAAAGATGCGAAAGCAAGAGCAAGCTTATTGGTGAAGCAATCGAGTATTCTAGGAGTCATCGGTCACTGGACTAGTGAAACAACTCTTGCCGCTGTAGATACTTATCAAAATGGGAAGCTGGTATTGATTTCTCCCTATGCCATGACAACAGAACTCACAACTAACCCTCGGAATTTTTTATTTCGGACTGTACCTACTACTGAAGACGAAACTGATAGTTTAGTTGACTATCTACTTAATATAGGTCAACGCCAATTAGCAGTTTTTTACACTCCTCAAAGCCCAGTTACTAGCGATAGTTGGCGGAAATTAAAACAAAAATTTGAAACCAAGGGAGGAAGGATCATAAAAGTCCGAGAGTATAATTTATCCAAACGTAACTTCAACCCCAATAAAGCCCTAGAGGAAGTAAGGAAATATGGGGAAACAGCCTTGGTGTTATTCCCAGATGCTCAAATCACTGATGCTTTGGAGAATTCCATTGAGTTAATCAAAGCTAACAACGGTCGTAATTTGATAGTAGGGGGATGGAATCTCTATAGTCCCCAGACTCTAAGCATCGGAGATTCAAAGCTATTGGAGAAAGTAGTTTTATTTGTTCCCTGGCATCCCCGAAGCAGTCCCAACCAAAAATTTACTCAAGACACTATGAAATTGTGGCATGGACCAGTAAATCCGAGCACAGCTACCACCTATGATGCCACTCGTACCTTGATTAAGGCGTTAGAAATTCCAAATAAACCGACACGTAAGGGTATCCAGAAAACATTAGCAAGTCCTGATTTTAGTGCCGATGGCGCAACAGGAACCATTGAGTTTACATCCAATGATCGTCATCGCAAGAATCCTCCTGGAGAATTAGTTCATATCGTGCCTTGTCCCAAGAGCTTCTTTGGTTTAGCCTTTCTGCCCCTTGAGTATTCTTCTTGTGATCAAAAGCATTAA
- a CDS encoding methyltransferase domain-containing protein gives MSNNLELSEFKQEVATIYDNRSNSYDNGDFHPRLANGLIEHVDIRPGQKILDIATGTGLVAIEAAKRVGQDGRVVGVDISTGLLNQAQRKISAAGLTNIELIEADAETLNFPDNSFDRVLCCSALPLMTNVPANLRLWKRFLVPGGLIGLCVFAKTAFTTGFILQEVAQRYGISLIFSDVTGDEEKCYSLLTAAGFEDIKIKCEQFGSYITISDVEGTWDGSLKHPLCWPLQQLEPKQLEQAKADYVAEINALVTDKGIWNDITTFFVSGRKILNS, from the coding sequence ATGAGCAATAATCTTGAGCTAAGTGAGTTCAAACAAGAAGTTGCTACTATCTATGATAACAGGAGCAATTCTTACGATAATGGAGATTTCCATCCTCGGCTTGCTAATGGTCTAATCGAACATGTTGATATCAGACCTGGACAAAAAATCTTGGACATTGCTACCGGAACTGGCTTAGTTGCTATTGAAGCAGCAAAACGAGTTGGTCAGGATGGTCGAGTGGTGGGAGTAGATATTTCTACTGGTTTACTCAATCAAGCTCAACGAAAGATCTCCGCAGCAGGGTTGACTAATATTGAGCTAATCGAAGCTGATGCTGAGACCCTAAACTTTCCTGACAACAGTTTCGACAGAGTGTTATGTTGTTCAGCCCTGCCTTTAATGACTAACGTTCCTGCTAATCTACGCTTATGGAAACGTTTTCTCGTACCAGGAGGCTTAATTGGGTTATGTGTTTTCGCCAAAACCGCTTTTACTACTGGCTTTATTCTCCAGGAAGTTGCCCAAAGATACGGAATTTCCTTGATATTTAGCGATGTAACAGGAGATGAAGAAAAATGCTACTCCCTGCTCACAGCAGCAGGCTTTGAAGATATTAAAATTAAGTGCGAGCAATTTGGCAGCTACATTACGATAAGTGACGTAGAAGGCACCTGGGACGGTAGCTTAAAACATCCCCTGTGTTGGCCACTGCAGCAACTAGAGCCAAAACAATTAGAACAAGCCAAGGCTGACTATGTAGCCGAAATTAATGCTTTAGTTACGGACAAAGGTATTTGGAACGATATTACTACATTTTTTGTAAGCGGACGGAAAATTCTTAATTCTTAA
- a CDS encoding dynamin family protein → MEDQEIYQSVVNSLRSAVGLLDLEQDSPLRKDVIALCDHLENPTFRIAVFGPFNYGKSTLLNALLGKRTLPIGLIPTTGAAIHIRYGEELHTRITLTDGTEISENSTEVLKRYAILDEQRCMRSDVASVEVYCPHPFLKTGVEFLDLPGTNDREAQDKLVRDQLLTADLVVQVLDGRQLMTLGERENLRDWLIDRGIKTVVFVVNFLNLLEPNQQKEVQTRLRFVAESFRSELPNTLSNLYRVDALPALRARLKGLSDQAHTTGLAMFESALQSMVAAQREKTTVRLDRVDAIATQVKAALQSKIQVINSELETAKEKHQAKLELQQKAQKLIKQGFQASISDFESWLYLPKLLERYQSKLATALQQGEFSTWQAQFQQDIDGYQQAIQEWVDKACEFFEHQSPGKLIISVPDTPQVIIPEPPDSSQELKKVIPIALSTGIRLVLKGKVGAAMAGGASYILSKGAKKDKSDSSPDSYDHQVAQALSDAAQDYLSCFSTDAFSMVRQYQAKAEKVISLPRNQEPQDVSSQVYQLQLLNSVLERLN, encoded by the coding sequence ATGGAAGATCAGGAAATCTATCAGTCTGTTGTTAATTCTCTTAGGTCTGCTGTCGGTCTGCTTGATTTGGAGCAAGACTCACCCTTGCGAAAGGATGTAATTGCCCTGTGCGACCATCTAGAAAATCCCACATTTCGGATTGCTGTCTTTGGTCCGTTTAATTATGGGAAATCAACCTTGCTCAATGCTTTGCTAGGAAAGCGCACTCTGCCCATTGGTCTAATTCCCACTACAGGGGCTGCGATTCATATCCGATATGGAGAAGAATTGCATACTCGAATTACCCTCACTGATGGCACAGAAATTAGTGAAAATAGCACAGAGGTCCTGAAGCGCTATGCTATCTTAGATGAGCAACGGTGTATGCGCTCTGATGTCGCTTCGGTAGAGGTTTACTGTCCCCATCCCTTCCTAAAAACTGGTGTAGAATTTCTGGATTTACCAGGAACAAATGACCGAGAAGCTCAGGATAAATTAGTGCGTGACCAACTGCTAACGGCAGATTTAGTAGTTCAAGTGCTGGATGGTCGCCAGCTGATGACCTTGGGTGAGCGGGAAAACCTGAGAGACTGGTTAATAGATAGAGGAATCAAGACTGTTGTTTTTGTAGTCAATTTCCTGAATTTATTAGAACCTAATCAGCAAAAAGAAGTCCAGACTAGGCTACGGTTTGTAGCGGAAAGTTTTCGCTCGGAATTACCGAATACTCTGAGTAATTTGTATCGAGTTGATGCCCTACCTGCTTTGAGAGCTAGACTAAAAGGATTATCTGATCAAGCACACACCACAGGATTGGCGATGTTTGAATCAGCACTACAAAGTATGGTAGCTGCTCAACGGGAAAAGACAACGGTTCGCCTGGATCGTGTGGATGCGATCGCAACTCAGGTTAAAGCAGCACTACAGTCTAAAATCCAAGTCATCAACTCAGAATTAGAAACTGCCAAAGAGAAGCATCAGGCTAAACTTGAGCTGCAACAAAAAGCTCAGAAATTGATTAAACAAGGATTCCAAGCCAGTATTTCTGATTTCGAGAGTTGGCTCTATTTGCCCAAACTGTTAGAACGGTATCAATCGAAACTTGCCACAGCACTTCAGCAAGGGGAATTTAGCACTTGGCAAGCACAATTCCAACAAGACATTGATGGATATCAACAGGCAATCCAGGAATGGGTTGATAAAGCTTGTGAGTTTTTTGAGCATCAGTCCCCTGGTAAGCTAATCATTTCCGTTCCCGATACTCCCCAAGTTATTATACCTGAGCCTCCCGACTCTTCCCAGGAGTTAAAGAAAGTTATCCCAATTGCTCTTTCTACTGGAATCCGTTTGGTTTTAAAAGGTAAAGTGGGCGCAGCTATGGCTGGAGGAGCTAGCTATATCCTCAGTAAAGGGGCAAAGAAAGATAAGTCAGATTCATCCCCTGACTCTTATGACCATCAAGTAGCCCAAGCCTTAAGTGATGCAGCTCAGGATTATCTTAGTTGTTTCAGTACTGACGCTTTTTCGATGGTGCGTCAGTATCAAGCCAAGGCAGAGAAAGTGATCAGTTTGCCAAGAAATCAAGAACCACAGGATGTCAGCAGCCAGGTTTATCAGCTACAGTTATTAAATAGTGTTTTGGAAAGGTTGAATTAA